One window of the Leptospira broomii serovar Hurstbridge str. 5399 genome contains the following:
- a CDS encoding TraR/DksA family transcriptional regulator, protein MVAKKLAYDKKILTELQELLVERKNSLLEKYAKWEDNSKPSGLKEMGDIADIASEINEEMLSSVLTESEIDTIREIDVALEKIEDGAYGICEGTGKKIPLARLKAIPWTRYTVEYAEAVSKHRASGKKSPLSPTLTGTYKIPTDLDSLDD, encoded by the coding sequence ATGGTCGCAAAAAAACTTGCATACGATAAGAAAATCCTGACCGAGTTGCAGGAGTTACTGGTAGAGAGAAAAAACTCTCTATTGGAGAAGTATGCCAAGTGGGAAGATAACAGTAAACCTTCCGGCCTAAAAGAGATGGGTGATATCGCCGATATCGCATCCGAAATCAACGAAGAAATGCTCAGTTCCGTTCTAACCGAATCCGAAATCGATACGATTCGTGAAATCGATGTGGCCCTAGAGAAAATCGAGGATGGGGCCTATGGAATTTGCGAGGGAACCGGTAAAAAAATTCCTCTAGCCCGCCTAAAAGCGATTCCATGGACTAGATACACCGTGGAGTATGCAGAGGCCGTATCTAAGCATCGCGCTTCCGGTAAGAAAAGCCCTTTGTCTCCCACGCTAACGGGTACATATAAAATCCCTACGGACTTGGATTCTTTAGACGATTGA
- the rpmG gene encoding 50S ribosomal protein L33 — translation MREIIKLSCQVCKKDAYFQTKNKKAKSEKLVTKKFCKFCRAHVEHKESKV, via the coding sequence ATGAGAGAGATCATTAAGCTTTCCTGTCAGGTATGTAAGAAAGATGCTTACTTCCAGACGAAAAATAAAAAGGCGAAATCCGAGAAACTTGTTACGAAAAAGTTTTGCAAATTTTGCAGAGCGCACGTCGAACATAAGGAATCTAAGGTATAA